From Sphingobacteriaceae bacterium:
GGCCTTCGCGATCGGGCAGATCCACGTGCACCACCCGGTCAAACCGCCCCGGACGCAGCAAGGCCGGGTCCAGCAAGTCGGCCCGGTTGGTGGCGCCGATGACCAGCACCCGCACGGGATCGTCCGCGTTGAGCCCGTCCATCTCCACCAGCAGTTGGTTTAAGGTCTGGTCGTACTCCAAGTGGCTGCCGTGCTGGCCCCGCCGTCCGCCGAGGACCTCGATCTCGTCGATGAACACCATTGCGCTGCGCTTGCCCTGGCGCCGGGCCAGGGCGCGGGCTTCCCGGAACAGCTGGCGCACCCGCTGGGCCCCCACGCCCGCGTACATCTCCACGAACTGGGAACCCGAAGCGGCCAGAAACACCGAGTCGGTGTAATGGGCTGCGGCTTTGGCCATGAGGGTCTTGCCCGTGCCCGGCGGGCCTGCCAGCAGAATCCCCTTCAGCGGGCGGATCCCCAGCTGCGCAACCCGTTCCGCCTCCCGCAAAAACTCCAGCGCCTCCATCAATTCCCGCTTAGGCACTTCCTGGCCGCCGACGTCGGAAAAGGTGACCGGCGCCGGCCCCTCGGCGGCTGAAGGCGCGCCGACCACTTGAAACCGGCGGCCGGCCCCGCGCCCCTCCACCAAAAACCAGAGCACGGCCAAGAGGGCCGCCAGGAACAAAAAGGGGAGCACATCCACCCCATTTAGCCCCAAAAACACCAGCAGGGCTGCTCCGGCGCCGAGGAGCACTTCCCGGATCATCCCGCAGCCCCCCCGATCGGGTCCACCCGGTGAGGCCGGGCAATGATTTCGTATAGATAGGCGTCGCCCGCCGCCATCATCACGTACACGTACCGCTCATCAACATAGACGCGGTAGTCGTCCAAGGACAGGTTGGTGGCCAGGTCCGCGAGCTGCTCGGCCATGGCGGTAAAGCGGCCGGTGGCGGCGCCCTCCTGCAGCGGCAAGTGGATCCGATAGAAGGCCTCCACCAGGGCCGGCGTGCGCCGGTCCGCCAGCCGCACCCGGCTCAAGCCGGCCCCCAGCTGCTCCCGGGCCGCGGCCTCCGCCTCCCGGTAGAGGCGGGGCAAGTCCGCGCCGGGCTCCACATGCAGCACCACGTCGGTGCCCTGGCCGTGGGATTCCAGCTCCACGGCCACCACGCCCGGCAGGGCGGCCAGGGTCCGCTCCAAGGGGGCTGCAACCCGCTGGCTATACGCCAGGCGCTGTCCGCCCAGAAAAGCGGCCAGGCAGACCACGAAGGCAATGAGGATCACATGCAATTTGCAATCGCGACAAAACACGCCGGGTTCACCCTCCCTACCGTGGCAGGCCTCCGCCCCGGCGCGGCCAATTATAGCACACAGTTATAGACGAATCCCCTTCAAAAGCTTGGAAACGGAGCGCAGACCGCCAGCCAAGGGCTTGGGCCCGACCCGGGAACGCCGCCTCCGACAGGAAATGCCGCCTGCCATGTGGAAGATCGCACCGTTTTGTGGCAAGGAGGATGCGCGTCCGTGCGGTTGGCCTTTATCGTCAACCCGGTGGCCGGCAGCGGGCGGGTGCGCCGCACCTGGCCGGCCCTGGCCGCCCACCTGCGCACACGGCAAGTGGAGTGGGACGTCCTCGAAACGGAAGGTCCGGGCCATGCGATCGAACTGGCTCGGGAAGCAGCCACGGCCGGCTACACGGCGGTAGTGGCCGTGGGCGGCGACGGCACCCTCAATGAAGTGGTAAACGGCGTAGGCACCGACGGCGTGCCCGTGGGCTTCATCCCCCTGGGCACGGGCGTGGACTTTCCCCGCACCGCGGGGCTGCCCCGCTCGCCCCTGGAGGCGCTGGAGGTGGTGCTGGCCGGCCGCGTCACCCGCATCGACGTGGGCGTGGTCAACGATCGGCTGTTCTGCAACGTGGCAGGCACGGGCTTTGACGCCCAAGTGGCCGCGCGGGTCAACGAGACGGGCAGCAAGCGGGGCGGGCCCATTCCCTATATTAAGGCCGTCTTCCAAACATTGTTCACCTACGAAAACGCGCCGTTTAGGATCGTCGTGGATGGCGTGCCCCAGCACGTCAAGAGCCTGCTCATGGCTGTGGGCAACGGGCGTTTCTACGCAGGCGGCATGATGATCTGCCCCCGCGCCGACTTGCGCGATGGCCAGTTGGATGTGTGCATTGCCGGCGACCTGAGCAAACTGGGCACCTTGTTAACCCTGCCGCGGGTGTTTTCTGGCGCCCACTTGGGCCATCCAAAAATCACCTACCGGCGGGCCCGGGAAGTGGTAGTGGAAGGCCCGTCCCACCTGCGCATCCAAGCCGACGGCGAACTAGTCGGAAACTTGCCCGCCACCTTTGCCCTGAGGCCGGGGGCCCTGCCCATGCTGTTGCCTTGACACGGCCCTTCGGCGCCCCGTATAATGGCCTTTGGAAGAGGCCTGGAAGCGGCAGCGAGGGGTTTCGGCGCGTTTCCCACAGGAGGAGCGGCAGCGTCCGCTCGTACTTTGTGAAAAATGGAGCTTACCGCGGCGCGGGGAGGGGCTGCCATGCTCAGTGCATACACCGACGTCCTCATCTTTTTTTTGGTCGGCGCCGGTTTTGTCGCCATCAACCTGACCCTGGGCCGGCTCTTGCGGCCGCACAACCCTTATACGGAGAAGCTTACCCCCTACGAATGCGGCGAGATTCCCGTAGGCGAAGGCCAGGCCCCCTTCCACATCCGCTACTATATCTTTGCCTTGCTTTTTGTCGTTTTCGACGTGGAGGTCGTGTTCCTCTTCCCGTGGGCCGTCGTCCTGCGTGAGCTGGGGATGTACGCCTTTGTGCTCATGGTGATCTTCCTCGTCATGCTGGTGGACGGCCTGGTGTACGCCTGGAAGAAGGGGGTCTTGCGTTGGGTCTGATGAGCTACGAGGCGGTGCCCGGCGTCGTCACCACCCGCCTGCGCCGCCTGATCAACTGGAGCCGCAAGTCGTCGCTGTGGTACATGCTCTTCGGCATCGCCTGCTGCGCCATCGAGATGATGGCCACGGGCGCTTCCCGCTACGACTTCGACCGCTTCGGCATGATCTTCCGGGCTTCCCCGCGCCAGTCCGATCTGATGATCGTCCCGGGCACGGTGAACGAGAAGATGGCCGATCGGGTGAAGCTGCTCTACGATCAGATGGCCGAACCCCGGTGGGTCCTGGCCATGGGCGGATGCGCGGTCAACGGCGGTCCCTACCACGGCGAGTACAACATCGTGGACGGCGTCGACAAGGTCATCCCCGTCGATGTCTACGTGCCGGGCTGCCCGCCGCGGCCGGAAGCGCTCCTGCACGGCGTGTTGCTGCTGCAAGAGAAGATCATGCGCGAAGGGATCGAAATCCCGGAGCCGGCAAGAAGGTGATTCCCGGTGAGTGAGCACGAGGCCACGGCGATGCCCGAGCACTTGCAGCCGGTGGCGGCCGCCCTGACCGATGGTTTTCCGGAGCTGGTCGTCGAGCACAAGGCCGATGACTGGCTGGAGGTGAAGATCACGGCGGATCAGTCCCCGGAGTTCTTTCGCCACGTGAAAGAGCATCCGGGGCTGGCTTTTGACTACTTGAGCGACGTAACCGCCGTGGATTACATTGACCAGGGCCTGTTTCAGGTGGTCTATCATCTGGTGACCATTGGTACCAACGCCCGGCGGCGGGGCAAGTTGCGCGTCAAGATCGACGTGCCGCGGGACAACCCTCGGGTGCCCAGCGTCGTCGACATCTGGCCCACCGCCAATTTCCACGAGCGGGAAGTCTACGACATGATGGGCATCGTGTTTGAAGGCCATCCCGACCTGCGCCGCATTCTGTTGCGGGAGGATTGGGTCGGCTATCCATTGCGCAAGGATTACGTCGACCAGCGTCCGAAGCGCACCCGGGTCACCCGCTGACGGCGGGGCTCGGGCAGCGGACGGCGTTGACACCCGATGGGAGTGAACGGCTTTGGCCGAAACCGCTGTATCCGGCGAAGTGAAGCAGCAGGCCGCGCAGCCGGCCGAGCGCGAGCTCTTCCTCAACATGGGCCCGCAGCACCCCAGCACCCACGGCGTGCTGCGGCTCAAGCTGCGGGTGGACGGCGAGCGGGTCCTGGGGCTTGAGCCCGACATCGGCTACCTCCACCGGTGCTTCGAGAAGATTGCCGAGCGCCGCCAGGTCACCATGGTCATCCCCTATACCGACCGCACCGACTACCTGGCCGCCATAACGAGCGAATGGGCTTATGTAATGGCCGCCGAAAAGCTCATGGGCGTGGAGGTCCCCGAGCGGGCCGAATACATCCGGGTCATCGTCGGCGAGATGCAGCGCCTGGCCAGCCACCTGCTGTGGTTTGGCACCTTTGCCCTGGACCTGGGGGCCACCACCGCCTTCCTCTACGCGTTCCGTGAACGGGAAAGCCTCTTTGACATCTTCCAAAAGCTGACCGGTGCCCGCATGCTCTACAACTACCTGCGGGTGGGCGGCGTCCGCAACGATCTCTATGACGGCTTCGCGGACGATCTGCTGCGCTTCCTGGACGTGCTGGAAGACAAGCTGCGGGAGTACAACAACCTGCTGACGGGCAACC
This genomic window contains:
- a CDS encoding AAA family ATPase; its protein translation is MIREVLLGAGAALLVFLGLNGVDVLPFLFLAALLAVLWFLVEGRGAGRRFQVVGAPSAAEGPAPVTFSDVGGQEVPKRELMEALEFLREAERVAQLGIRPLKGILLAGPPGTGKTLMAKAAAHYTDSVFLAASGSQFVEMYAGVGAQRVRQLFREARALARRQGKRSAMVFIDEIEVLGGRRGQHGSHLEYDQTLNQLLVEMDGLNADDPVRVLVIGATNRADLLDPALLRPGRFDRVVHVDLPDREG
- a CDS encoding NADH-quinone oxidoreductase subunit C; this encodes MSEHEATAMPEHLQPVAAALTDGFPELVVEHKADDWLEVKITADQSPEFFRHVKEHPGLAFDYLSDVTAVDYIDQGLFQVVYHLVTIGTNARRRGKLRVKIDVPRDNPRVPSVVDIWPTANFHEREVYDMMGIVFEGHPDLRRILLREDWVGYPLRKDYVDQRPKRTRVTR
- a CDS encoding NADH-quinone oxidoreductase subunit D, which encodes MAETAVSGEVKQQAAQPAERELFLNMGPQHPSTHGVLRLKLRVDGERVLGLEPDIGYLHRCFEKIAERRQVTMVIPYTDRTDYLAAITSEWAYVMAAEKLMGVEVPERAEYIRVIVGEMQRLASHLLWFGTFALDLGATTAFLYAFRERESLFDIFQKLTGARMLYNYLRVGGVRNDLYDGFADDLLRFLDVLEDKLREYNNLLTGNRIFETRTKGVGVITAEQAIAYGASGPVLRGSGVPYDLRKVDPYSVYDRFEFGVPVGEHGDVYSRYVVRMQEFYESIKIIRQALRDIPDGPWLGDVPRRMKLNGDAYARVESPRGEVGVYLVGDGTDQPYRCHYRSPCFVHLQLLEPMGVGHLIADMVAIIGSIDIVMGEVDR
- the ndhC gene encoding NADH-quinone oxidoreductase subunit A; this encodes MLSAYTDVLIFFLVGAGFVAINLTLGRLLRPHNPYTEKLTPYECGEIPVGEGQAPFHIRYYIFALLFVVFDVEVVFLFPWAVVLRELGMYAFVLMVIFLVMLVDGLVYAWKKGVLRWV
- a CDS encoding NADH-quinone oxidoreductase subunit B family protein, which codes for MSYEAVPGVVTTRLRRLINWSRKSSLWYMLFGIACCAIEMMATGASRYDFDRFGMIFRASPRQSDLMIVPGTVNEKMADRVKLLYDQMAEPRWVLAMGGCAVNGGPYHGEYNIVDGVDKVIPVDVYVPGCPPRPEALLHGVLLLQEKIMREGIEIPEPARR
- a CDS encoding diacylglycerol kinase family protein codes for the protein MRLAFIVNPVAGSGRVRRTWPALAAHLRTRQVEWDVLETEGPGHAIELAREAATAGYTAVVAVGGDGTLNEVVNGVGTDGVPVGFIPLGTGVDFPRTAGLPRSPLEALEVVLAGRVTRIDVGVVNDRLFCNVAGTGFDAQVAARVNETGSKRGGPIPYIKAVFQTLFTYENAPFRIVVDGVPQHVKSLLMAVGNGRFYAGGMMICPRADLRDGQLDVCIAGDLSKLGTLLTLPRVFSGAHLGHPKITYRRAREVVVEGPSHLRIQADGELVGNLPATFALRPGALPMLLP